A genomic window from Silene latifolia isolate original U9 population chromosome 11, ASM4854445v1, whole genome shotgun sequence includes:
- the LOC141614393 gene encoding uncharacterized protein LOC141614393 has translation MVAYLEVAKELKLHFSSFHIQQIPRDQNVEADALATLGAAFTPEAVGSIPFIHVMKPVIRQNEQQNARKATTTQWTYEAGILRTATPQEETDDWRKPYISWLRDEEVLGRTLSEVLEHTGGTGSDV, from the exons ATGGTAGCCTACCTGGAAGTGGCGAAGGAGCTCAAACTCCACTTTTCCTCCTTCCACATCCAGCAGATACCAAGGGACCAAAATGTTGAAGCAGATGCTCTCGCCACCCTGGGAGCAGCCTTCACTCCAGAGGCAGTGGGTTCTATACCATTCATACATGTCATGAAACCTGTCATACGCCAGAATGAACAACAGAACGCCAGAAAGGCTACAACCACCCAGTGGACATACGAAGCAGGGATACTGCGTACTGCCACACCCCAGGAAGAAACTGATGATTGGCGCAAGCCTTACATTAGTTGGCTACGTGATGAG GAAGTCCTTGGCAGGACCCTATCTGAGGTGCTTGAGCATACAGGAGGCACAGGCAGTGATGTGTGA